From Pseudodesulfovibrio nedwellii:
CCTTCCGTCACGATAAATCCGTTCCGGTATATTTCGCCATTTCCAAAAAATCCCGGTTGATATCTATAAGCAAAGAACTCATGGCCGCCACAAAACGACTCAAAGAAAACGGAGAATTCGACCGAATCATTAATTCGTTCTTCGAAAAGTTACACGCTCCACACTAGGTCCTGATCATTCCAAGAGTCACTCTGTGGACAATTCACGACACGTTGACCGCCCTGCCGATTTCCCGTATTTCCTGACCCGTCAGGATAATCACTGACGTTTCCGTTTCAAATACGATATATAATCCGTCTACGGATCACTCTATACCACGAGGTTTTTCATGAGCACCAAGGCCGATGTCCCGGAAAAAGGCAAAGACTTCATTCGTCAGATTATCGAAAAAGACAACGAAACAGGTAAATACGGAAGCCGGGTGCATACAAGGTTCCCCCCGGAACCCAATGGGTACCTGCATATCGGTCACGCCAAGTCTATCTGCCTGAACTTCGGTGTTGCCCGAGACTACGATGGCAAGTGCAATCTTCGTTTCGACGACACCAATCCGGTAAAAGAAGATATAGAATACGTTGATTCCATCCGCGAAGACGTAGAATGGCTCGGTTTCAAGTGGGACGCCAACCCGTTTGCTTCCGACAATTTCGAGAAGCTCTATTTCATCGCTGAGCTGTTTATCAAGATGGGCAAAGCGTATGTGGATCACCAGTCCGCCGAAGAAATTCGCGAAAACCGAGGCACTCTCAAAGAACCGGGCACCAATTCCCCGTATCGCGACCGCACCGTGGAAGAAAATCTTTCCCTGTTCCGCGCCATGAAGGCGGGCGAACTGGAAGATGGCGAGTGTATCCTGCGTGGCAAGATTGACATGACCGCAGCAAACTTCATGCTCCGCGACCCGGCCCTGTACCGTATCAAACATGCCGATCATCACCGCACTGGCGACACGTGGTGTATATACCCTATGTATGACTTCACCCATGGTCTGTCCGACGCCATCGAAGGGATCACCCATTCTATCTGTACCTTGGAGTTCGAAAACAACCGTCCGGTATACGACTGGTGTGTGAACACCCTCATGGAAGGCCTCAAACAGCCTGAACTGTTCGGTGAGAATGCTGCCATCTACGAAGAATTGGCAGCCCTGCCTGGATTCAACCAACGTCCGTGGCAGTATGAATTCGCTCGTTTGAACATCACCGGTACCGTGCTCTCCAAACGCAAGCTCATCCAGCTCGTGCAGGAAGACTATGTTTCGGGATGGGACGACCCCCGCATGCCAACTATTTCCGGCTTCCGCAGACGCGGCTTCACCCCGGAATCCATCCGCGACTTCTGTGACCGTATCGGTGTTGCAAAAGCTGACTCCACGGTGGAATACGCCCTGCTGGAGTACTGCCTGCGCCAGGACCTGAACGACCGCGCCGCTCGCTATA
This genomic window contains:
- a CDS encoding glutamine--tRNA ligase/YqeY domain fusion protein, whose product is MSTKADVPEKGKDFIRQIIEKDNETGKYGSRVHTRFPPEPNGYLHIGHAKSICLNFGVARDYDGKCNLRFDDTNPVKEDIEYVDSIREDVEWLGFKWDANPFASDNFEKLYFIAELFIKMGKAYVDHQSAEEIRENRGTLKEPGTNSPYRDRTVEENLSLFRAMKAGELEDGECILRGKIDMTAANFMLRDPALYRIKHADHHRTGDTWCIYPMYDFTHGLSDAIEGITHSICTLEFENNRPVYDWCVNTLMEGLKQPELFGENAAIYEELAALPGFNQRPWQYEFARLNITGTVLSKRKLIQLVQEDYVSGWDDPRMPTISGFRRRGFTPESIRDFCDRIGVAKADSTVEYALLEYCLRQDLNDRAARYMGVVDPVKLVIENYPEDQVDEFEIALHPEYESYGKRKVPFTKELWIERADFMEDPPKKFFRMGPDREVRLRGAYYVLCTGYDTDADGNVTEIRATYDPETKGGWLEGGRKVKGTMHWVSATKGIKAEVRNYSNLFSIDNPNAPEEGKTFVDYVDPDSLEVLSECYVEPALAKMQPGTNFQFERTGYFCSDSKDHKPGEKLVFNRTATLRDSWAKIQKQIGK